One window from the genome of Rutidosis leptorrhynchoides isolate AG116_Rl617_1_P2 unplaced genomic scaffold, CSIRO_AGI_Rlap_v1 contig50, whole genome shotgun sequence encodes:
- the LOC139884095 gene encoding E3 ubiquitin-protein ligase AIRP2-like, whose protein sequence is MVKSSFKESLKALEADIQHANTLALDYPREKDGACIQMRLSYSTYAPLFLFLVQWTDCHFAGSLGFLRILIYATYPDGKTTMSVYERKATIKQFYDMIFPSLLLLQRGVTDYEYSKQKEVCASKYKRKDEPDKGKLSEIDIEREEECGICLETNTKFVLPDCGHTLCLKCYEDWHERSQSCPFCRDSLKRVNADDLWVYTDAKDVIDLSSIMSDNCKRLFMYIDKLPLLLPDPLVYHPYDSQIK, encoded by the exons ATGGTTAAGTCTTCTTTCAAAGAATCTCTCAAAGCTCTCGAAGCTGATATCCAGCACGCCAACACTCT AGCTCTAGATTATCCAAGAGAGAAAGATGGAGCTTGCATTCAGATGAGACTATCATACAGTACATATGCCCCACTATTTCTCTTCCTTGTTCAATGGACTGATTGTCACTTTGCTGGTTCTCTTGGTTTCCTTAGAATTCTAATTTACGCG ACCTACCCTGATGGAAAAACCACTATGTCTGTTTATGAAAGGAAAGCGACTATTAAACAGTTTTACG ATATGATATTCCCTTCTTTGTTGCTACTTCAAAGAGGAGTCACTGATTATGAATACTCAAAACAAAAGGAGGTTTGTGCTTCCAAGTACAAAAGAAAGGACGAGCCAGATAAAGGGAAACTCTCCGAGATTGACATTGAAAGAGAAGAAGAATGTGGAATCTGCTTGGAGACGAACACTAAATTTGTGTTGCCTGATTGTGGTCATACATTGTGTCTAAAGTGCTATGAGGATTG GCATGAGCGGTCACAATCGTGCCCATTCTGTCGAGACAGTTTAAAAAGGGTAAATGCAGATGATCTTTGGGTTTACACAGATGCAAAGGATGTAATTGACTTATCCTCCATTATGAGTGATAACTGCAAGAGGCTATTCATGTACATTGACAAATTACCGCTTCTTCTTCCCGATCCTCTTGTATATCATCCATATGATTCTCAAATTAAGTAA
- the LOC139884080 gene encoding L-type lectin-domain containing receptor kinase IX.1-like, whose product MAESSNRFDLVAILFAILLPSVISVSFEIPRFEFNQTNVVYRGNAQASDGYVEMNLVTQASQIGQVIYADKVRIWDSRTGKLSNFSTRFRFWIDTLGNDSYAEGIAFFLAPVGFQIPMNSVGGLLGLFNKTTADSRKKEIVMVEFDTYYNPECDPVGVGGHVGININTINSTAYVPWNVSLHDRDEADVWITYESTTKNLSVNWTYQTTDNPMENSSLSLQIDLRQVLPEWVIIGFSAATGTYVERDVVSFWEFSSSLESEEKSSKRVTFIIVTAAVSTGVIIVAAAIVSKILKRKWLVENQTSEATINNYEFESLAGPRRFSYEELVLATKNFSDERRLGRGGFGTVYMGLLPKVNMEAAVKRISNGSKQGKKEYMAEVKIISQLRHRNLVQLIGWCHERGELLLVYEYMPNGSLDSHLFGKRAPLSWEVRHKIALGLASALLYLHEDWEKCVVHRDIKSSNLMLDSNFVAKLGDFGLARLVDHEQGPQTTNLAGTFGYMAPEFLITCRTCKESDVYSFGVVLLEIASGRWAISYMEEAPHYGLVGWVWDLYGREQLHLAADGKLNNNFDQTQVERLLIVGLWCAHPDFRQRATIRQAIQVLNCEAALPDLPTMIPVPTFQVPKSIESASTSQLSNATMTDSSSVVGR is encoded by the coding sequence ATGGCTGAGTCTTCCAATAGATTTGACCTGGTAGCTATCCTTTTCGCTATCCTTCTCCCATCTGTGATTTCAGTTTCTTTCGAAATCCCTCGCTTCGAATTCAATCAAACGAACGTAGTTTACAGAGGCAATGCACAAGCTTCCGATGGTTATGTTGAAATGAACTTAGTCACTCAAGCTTCTCAAATTGGTCAAGTGATTTATGCAGACAAGGTAAGGATATGGGACTCTAGGACAGGAAAGCTATCGAATTTTTCAACACGTTTCAGGTTCTGGATTGACACCCTAGGCAATGATTCATATGCTGAAGGGATAGCATTCTTCCTGGCTCCAGTTGGATTTCAAATTCCGATGAATTCCGTGGGTGGATTATTAGGCCTCTTTAACAAAACAACAGCTGACTCGCGgaagaaggaaattgtgatggttgAGTTTGACACTTATTACAACCCTGAATGTGATCCTGTTGGTGTTGGTGGGCATGTGGGGATCAACATCAACACAATTAATTCAACTGCCTACGTTCCATGGAACGTTAGCTTACACGATCGTGACGAAGCAGACGTATGGATCACTTACGAATCAACGACAAAGAATTTGAGCGTGAACTGGACCTATCAAACAACCGACAATCCTATGGAAAATTCCAGCCTGTCTCTCCAAATTGACCTTAGGCAAGTTTTACCGGAGTGGGTCATAATTGGCTTCTCAGCTGCTACGGGTACGTATGTTGAGCGAGATGTAGTTTCATTTTGGGAGTTCAGTTCAAGTCTTGAGTCAGAAGAGAAAAGTTCGAAGAGAGTTACGTTCATCATAGTTACGGCAGCAGTGTCAACAGGTGTTATTATAGTCGCAGCAGCTATAGTATCCAAAATTTTGAAAAGGAAGTGGCTGGTTGAGAATCAAACTTCAGAGGCTACTATAAATAACTATGAATTTGAAAGTCTAGCCGGACCACgaaggttttcctatgaagagctTGTTTTAGCTACTAAAAACTTCTCAGATGAAAGGAGGTTAGGGAGGGGAGGGTTTGGCACTGTTTACATGGGGCTACTTCCTAAAGTAAATATGGAAGCTGCTGTCAAAAGAATCTCAAACGGCTCCAAACAAGGGAAAAAGGAATACATGGCCGAGGTGAAGATTATTAGCCAACTGAGGCACCGTAACCTTGTGCAACTCATAGGGTGGTGCCATGAAAGGGGTGAGCTTCTTCTTGTTTATGAATACATGCCAAATGGAAGCCTTGACTCTCACCTTTTTGGCAAAAGGGCCCCCCTTAGTTGGGAGGTGAGGCACAAAATAGCTTTGGGGCTGGCCTCCGCATTGCTTTATCTTCACGAGGACTGGGAGAAGTGTGTCGTGCATCGTGACATCAAATCAAGCAACTTGATGCTAGATTCTAATTTCGTTGCGAAGCTTGGTGACTTTGGGTTAGCTCGGCTCGTTGACCATGAGCAAGGTCCCCAGACAACAAATTTGGCAGGAACATTCGGTTACATGGCCCCAGAATTCTTAATCACTTGTAGAACTTGTAAGGAATCGGATGTTTACAGCTTCGGAGTTGTTCTATTAGAAATTGCTTCTGGAAGATGGGCCATTAGTTATATGGAGGAAGCACCTCATTATGGTTTGGTCGGATGGGTTTGGGATCTTTATGGGAGAGAGCAGCTTCATTTGGCTGCTGATGGTAAACTGAACAATAACTTTGACCAGACTCAAGTCGAGCGATTGCTGATTGTTGGACTTTGGTGCGCTCATCCTGATTTCAGACAGAGAGCCACAATAAGGCAAGCCATTCAAGTTCTTAACTGTGAGGCAGCACTACCTGATCTCCCAACCATGATACCTGTTCCTACGTTTCAGGTGCCCAAGTCCATTGAATCTGCATCTACGAGCCAACTATCCAATGCTACCATGACTGATTCTAGCTCTGTAGTCGGTCGTTGA
- the LOC139884081 gene encoding L-type lectin-domain containing receptor kinase IX.1-like, with the protein MAESSNKFDLVAILFTIIFPSVISVSFEIAHFEYNQTNVVYRGDAEASDGYVQMNLVTHISQIGQMIYADKVRLWDSSTGKLSNFSTHFRFWINTLGNNPYSEGIAFFLGPVGFQIPMNSAGGLLGLFNKTTVDSPKKEIVMVEFDTYNNPESDPVGVGGHVGININSIHSTAYVPWNVSLHDRDKADVWITYESTTKNLSVKWTYQTTDNPIENSSLSLQIDLRQVLPEWVVIGFSAATGPYVEQHVVSFWEFSSSLESEEKSPKRLTIIIVMAAVSTGVTIVTAAIVAMILKRKWLVENQTSEATINNYEFESLAGPRRFSYEELVLATKNFSNERRLGRGGFGTVYMGLLPNVNMEAAVKRISNGSKQGKKEYMAEVKIISQLRHRNLVQLIGWCHERGELLLVYEYMPNGSLDSHLFGKRAPLSWEVRHKIALGLASALLYLHEDWEKCVVHRDIKSSNLMLDSNFIAKLGDFGLARLVDHEQGPQTTNLAGTFGYMAPECLITCRTCKESDVYSFGVVLLEIASGRWAISYMEEAPHYGLVGWVWDLYGREQLHLAADGKLNNNFDQTQVERLLIVGLWCAHPDFRQRATIRQAIQVLNCEAALPDLPTMIPVPTFQVPKSIESASTSQLSNATMTDSSSVVGR; encoded by the coding sequence ATGGCTGAGTCTTCCAATAAATTTGACCTAGTAGCTATCCTTTTTACTATCATTTTCCCATCTGTGATCTCAGTTTCTTTCGAAATCGCTCACTTTGAATACAATCAAACGAACGTTGTCTACAGAGGCGATGCAGAAGCTTCTGATGGTTATGTTCAAATGAACTTAGTTACTCACATTTCTCAAATTGGTCAAATGATTTATGCAGACAAGGTGAGGCTATGGGACTCTAGTACGGGAAAGCTATCGAATTTTTCAACACATTTCAGGTTCTGGATCAATACCCTAGGCAATAATCCATATTCTGAAGGGATAGCATTCTTCCTCGGTCCAGTCGGATTTCAAATTCCGATGAATTCGGCGGGTGGATTATTAGGCCTCTTTAACAAAACAACCGTTGACTCGCCAAAGAAGGAAATCGTGATGGTTGAGTTTGACACTTATAACAATCCTGAATCTGATCCTGTTGGTGTTGGTGGGCATGTGGGGATCAACATCAACTCGATCCATTCAACTGCCTACGTTCCATGGAACGTTAGCTTACACGATCGTGACAAAGCAGACGTATGGATCACTTACGAATCAACGACAAAGAATTTGAGCGTGAAATGGACCTATCAAACAACCGACAATCCTATTGAAAATTCCAGCCTGTCGCTTCAAATTGATCTCAGGCAAGTTTTGCCGGAGTGGGTCGTAATTGGCTTCTCAGCGGCTACAGGTCCGTATGTTGAGCAACATGTAGTTTCATTTTGGGAGTTTAGTTCAAGTCTTGAGTCAGAAGAGAAAAGTCCGAAGAGACTTACAATCATCATAGTTATGGCAGCAGTGTCAACAGGTGTTACTATAGTCACAGCAGCTATAGTAGCCATGATTTTGAAAAGGAAGTGGCTGGTTGAGAATCAAACTTCAGAGGCTACTATAAATAACTATGAATTTGAAAGTCTAGCCGGACCACgaaggttttcctatgaagagctTGTTTTAGCTACTAAAAACTTCTCAAATGAAAGGAGGTTAGGGAGGGGAGGGTTTGGCACTGTTTACATGGGGCTACTTCCTAATGTAAATATGGAAGCTGCTGTCAAAAGAATCTCAAACGGCTCCAAACAAGGGAAAAAGGAATACATGGCCGAGGTGAAGATTATTAGCCAACTGAGGCACCGTAACCTCGTGCAACTCATAGGGTGGTGCCATGAAAGGGGTGAGCTTCTTCTTGTTTATGAATACATGCCAAATGGAAGCCTTGACTCTCACCTTTTTGGCAAAAGGGCCCCCCTTAGTTGGGAGGTGAGGCACAAAATAGCTTTGGGGCTGGCCTCCGCATTGCTTTATCTTCACGAGGACTGGGAGAAGTGCGTCGTGCATCGTGACATCAAATCAAGCAACTTGATGCTAGATTCTAATTTCATTGCGAAGCTTGGTGACTTTGGGTTAGCTCGGCTCGTTGACCATGAGCAAGGTCCCCAGACAACAAATTTGGCAGGAACATTCGGTTACATGGCCCCAGAATGCTTAATCACTTGTAGAACTTGTAAGGAATCGGATGTTTACAGCTTCGGAGTTGTTCTATTAGAAATTGCTTCTGGAAGATGGGCCATTAGTTATATGGAGGAAGCACCTCATTATGGTTTGGTCGGATGGGTTTGGGATCTTTATGGGAGAGAGCAGCTTCATTTGGCTGCTGATGGTAAACTGAACAATAACTTTGACCAGACTCAAGTCGAGCGATTGCTGATTGTTGGACTTTGGTGCGCTCATCCTGATTTCAGACAGAGAGCCACAATAAGGCAAGCCATTCAAGTTCTTAACTGTGAGGCAGCACTACCTGATCTCCCAACCATGATACCTGTTCCTACGTTTCAGGTGCCCAAGTCCATTGAATCTGCATCTACGAGCCAACTATCCAATGCTACCATGACTGATTCTAGCTCTGTAGTCGGTCGTTGA
- the LOC139884083 gene encoding non-specific phospholipase C1-like, with protein sequence MGTFRQKHAVSALIFLYLLISSQSVDGRDLNRKKQKKIDGPIKTVVVLVMENRSFDHILGWLKSTRPDIDGLTGEEFNRVNASDPSSPKVFVSDDAVFIDSDPGHSIQAIREQIFGSNETSTNPAPMNGFVQQAESMDPGMTKNVMSGFKPSLLPVYTELANEFAVFDRWFASVPASTQPNRFYVHSATSHGASSNVRKDLIHGFPQKTIFDSLDENGLSFGIYYQNIPATLFFKSLRKLKHVSSFHDYQLMFKLHAKLGKLPNYVVIEQRYFDVDLLPANDDHPSHDVARGQSFVKEVYETLRDSPQWNEMALLITYDEHGGFYDHVPTPVDHVPNPDGMIGPDPFYFRFDRLGVRVPSFLISPWINKGTVIHEPEGPTPYSQFEHSSIPATVKKLFNLKSNFLTKRDAWAGTFEKAFSFRDSPREDCPKTLAEVTTSLRPHGPMGDKKLSEFQVEMIQLASQLNGDHVLNTYPDLGKYMTVNAANKYAEDAVKRFLEAGRAALRAGANESQIVTMRPSLTSRTTTLGDDAGYAQSY encoded by the exons ATGGGTACTTTCCGGCAAAAGCACGCCGTTTCTGCTTTGATTTTTCTATACCTTTTAATTTCTTCTCAGTCTGTTGATGGTCGAGACTTAAACAGAAAGAAGCAGAAGAAAATCGATGGACCTATTAAGACAGTTGTTGTTCTCGTTATGGAAAATCGTTCCTTTGATCATATTCTTGGCTGGCTCAAGTCTACCCGACCCGATATCGATGGGCTTACCGGCGAGGAGTTCAATCGTGTAAACGCTTCTGACCCAAGTTCGCCTAAAGTATTTGTCTCCGACGATGCTGTTTTCATCGACTCTGACCCGGGTCACTCGATTCAAGCCATCCGTGAACAG ATATTTGGTTCGAACGAGACGTCAACTAACCCAGCTCCGATGAACGGTTTTGTCCAACAAGCTGAGAGTATGGATCCTGGAATGACAAAAAACGTGATGAGCGGGTTCAAACCGAGTCTGTTGCCGGTTTACACCGAGTTAGCGAACGAGTTCGCCGTGTTCGACCGTTGGTTCGCCTCGGTGCCGGCGTCGACTCAGCCAAATCGGTTCTACGTCCACTCGGCGACCTCTCACGGCGCGTCGAGCAACGTGCGCAAGGACCTAATCCATGGGTTCCCTCAAAAGACCATCTTCGATTCTTTGGACGAAAATGGCCTCagttttggcatttattaccagaaCATACCCGCAACGCTGTTCTTCAAGTCGTTGCGTAAACTGAAGCACGTTTCGAGTTTCCACGACTATCAGTTGATGTTCAAACTTCACGCCAAGTTGGGGAAATTGCCGAATTATGTTGTGATCGAGCAGAGGTACTTTGACGTTGACCTCTTACCGGCCAACGATGACCACCCTTCACATGACGTAGCGCGTGGCCAGAGCTTTGTGAAGGAGGTTTATGAGACACTGAGGGATAGCCCTCAGTGGAACGAAATGGCATTGCTGATCACTTATGATGAGCATGGTGGGTTCTATGATCACGTGCCGACGCCTGTTGATCACGTGCCTAATCCCGATGGGATGATCGGTCCTGACCCGTTTTATTTCAGGTTTGATAGATTGGGTGTTCGGGTTCCGAGCTTCTTGATATCTCCATGGATTAACAAGGGCACCG TGATTCATGAGCCAGAAGGACCAACTCCATATTCACAATTTGAGCACTCGTCCATCCCAGCGACGGTGAAGAAGCTTTTCAACCTGAAATCCAACTTCTTAACAAAGAGGGATGCATGGGCTGGAACTTTCGAGAAAGCTTTCTCCTTTCGCGACTCTCCACGCGAAGATTGTCCAA AAACACTTGCTGAGGTGACGACATCACTCCGACCACACGGACCGATGGGAGACAAGAAGCTGTCGGAATTCCAAGTTGAGATGATCCAGCTAGCGTCACAGCTTAACGGTGACCATGTTTTGAATACATATCCGGATCTGGGTAAGTACATGACAGTCAATGCAGCCAACAAGTATGCTGAGGATGCTGTCAAGAGATTCCTGGAAGCTGGGAGGGCTGCTCTAAGAGCTGGAGCGAATGAGTCTCAAATTGTTACGATGAGACCTTCTCTTACTAGCCGAACGACTACTCTAGGAGACGATGCTGGTTATGCTCAATCCTATTGA
- the LOC139884084 gene encoding villin-1, whose amino-acid sequence MAFYHKDIDPAFHNAGANAGLEIWCVEKNQLVPIPKSSQGRFYSGSAYVVLSTTLPRDGPPEHYIHYWLGKDADEMEAKMVSDKALELDAGLGSCTVQFREVQGTESERFLSYFKPCVLPVEGVYSSKSGNRSDETYKVTLLACKGEHVVHVKEVPFSRSSLNHDDVFILDTASKIFLFSGCNSTIQERAKALEVVQYITENKHNGNCDVATLEDGKFVGDADVGEFWSFFGGYAPIPKDSPSGDQKQSDSTSVKLYWITLQGKLNETGSGLLNKEMLEINKCYMLDCGAEIFVWVGRYTSVTERKTSIAAVEDFLRKEGRSTGTHLTLITEGLETAIFRSYFENWPQTVELKLYEEGKGKVAAIFKHQGYDVKEIPEEEDFQPYINSRGIPKVWRVNGDELSLLPSPEQTRFFSGDCYIVQYTYPGNGRDENLYYAWIGLASAEEERVHAISHLNSLVDSAKGFSVSARIVEGKEPPLFLSILRTLIVFKGGMSNQYKNLITENGVADETYVEDKTALFRVQGTNPQNMQAIQVKEVSSSLNSSYCYILQHEKSIFTWIGNLSPTRDHDLLDRMLAFINPAWLPLSVREGNEPDTFWNALGGKAEYSKEKEIKRHPEDPHLFLLSTTNEGDFKVKEIYNFTQDDLITEDVILLNCSTEVYVWIGNHSKVKSKQQAFDIGLKFLERDIMLEGLSSDTPIYVVREGQEPDFFTRFFEWDSSKANMHGNSFERKLAILKGNPHKLSNPARDSRRASFGGNTPHSLRSRSVSFDGRGSTTTSSRSSNVSGFTRRPSNGFSSPTPIAMTLFSESSPNQGQTGSTLQRTSSESAVIEERNGNGNEVSISSIIYPYEQLTVVSKDPLTDIDPTKREAYLSDQEFEEKFKMTRKAFYQLAKWRQNKLKMSLDLF is encoded by the exons ATGGCCTTTTACCATAAAGATATTGATCCTGCATTCCACAACGCAGGAGCAAATGC CGGTTTAGAAATCTGGTGCGTTGAGAAGAATCAGTTGGTACCCATTCCAAAGTCTTCACAGGGAAGATTCTATTCTGGAAGTGCATATGTTGTATTAAGT ACAACGTTGCCAAGAGATGGTCCTCCAGAGCACTATATACATTATTGGCTGGGAAAGGATGCAGACGAG ATGGAAGCCAAAATGGTGTCAGACAAAGCACTTGAACTTGATGCAGGCCTGGGATCCTGCACAGTACAGTTTAGGGAAGTTCAAGGGACAGAGTCGGAGAGGTTCTTGTCATACTTTAAACCTTGTGTTCTTCCCGTTGAAGGAGTATATTCTTCAAAGTCAGGGAATAGAAGTGACGAAACATACAAAGTCACCCTGTTAGCATGCAAAGGAGAACATGTCGTCCATGTTAAAGAA GTGCCTTTTTCTCGTTCGTCCTTGAATCACGATGATGTATTCATACTTGACACCGCATCAAAAATTTTCCTTTTCAGTGGGTGCAACTCTACTATACAAGAAAGAGCTAAAGCTTTGGAGGTAGTTCAGTATATTACAGAGAATAAGCACAATGGAAACTGTGATGTGGCAACTCTAG AGGATGGAAAATTTGTCGGTGATGCTGATGTTGGTGAATTTTGGAGTTTCTTTGGTGGTTATGCACCCATTCCAAAAGACTCCCCTTCTGGTGATCAGAAACAAAGCGATTCTACATCTGTAAAACTATACTG GATAACTCTACAGGGGAAACTAAATGAAACTGGAAGTGGCTTGTTGAATAAAGAAATGCTCGAGATAAACAAGTGCTATATGTTGGATTGTGGTGCTGAGATTTTTGTTTGGGTAGGAAGATATACATCTGTCACAGAAAGGAAGACATCCATTGCAGCTGTAGAA GATTTTCTCAGAAAAGAGGGCAGATCCACTGGGACACATTTAACATTGATAACCGAGGGACTTGAAACTGCCATTTTTAGGTCATACTTTGAGAATTGGCCTCAGACAGTGGAGCTCAAGCTGTATGAAGAGGGCAAAGGAAAAGTAGCAG CAATATTTAAGCATCAAGGATATGATGTGAAGGAGATTCCAGAAGAAGAAGACTTCCAACCATATATAAATAGCAGGGGAATTCCCAAG GTTTGGCGAGTAAATGGTGATGAATTGTCCCTTCTTCCAAGTCCAGAGCAGACAAGATTTTTCAGTGGGGATTGCTATATCGTGCAGTATACATACCCTGGCAATGGAAGAGATGAGAATTTGTATTATGCGTGGATTGGTCTAGCTAGTGCAGAG GAAGAGAGAGTCCATGCAATCTCACACTTAAATTCCCTAGTTGATTCAGCCAAGGGATTTTCAGTATCG GCTCGAATTGTGGAGGGTAAGGAGCCACCTCTATTTCTTTCGATTCTCCGGACTTTAATTGTTTTCAAG GGCGGCATGAGTAACCAGTATAAGAACCTAATAACGGAAAATGGTGTGGCTGACGAAACTTATGTTGAGGACAAGACTGCTCTTTTCAGAGTTCAAGGAACAAATCCCCAGAACATGCAAGCAATCCAAGTTAAAGAA GTTTCCAGCTCCTTGAATTCATCCTATTGTTACATCCTGCAACATGAAAAGTCTATCTTCACTTGGATCGGAAATCTTTCTCCAACAAGAGATCATGATCTTCTTGATAGAATGCTAGCGTTCATCAAT CCAGCATGGCTACCTTTGTCGGTTAGGGAAGGAAATGAGCCTGATACTTTCTGGAATGCACTTGGAGGAAAGGCAGAATATTCTAAAGAAAAAGAGATCAAACGGCATCCAGAAGATCCACATCTCTTTTTGTTGAGCACTACCAATGAAG GGGATTTCAAG GTGAAAGAGATCTACAACTTTACCCAAGATGATTTGATTACTGAAGATGTAATACTACTCAATTGCAGTACAGAAGTATACGTTTGGATTGGAAACCATTCAAAAGTCAAGTCTAAGCAACAAGCCTTTGATATTGGTCTG AAATTCCTTGAGAGAGACATTATGTTAGAAGGACTATCTTCAGATACTCCAATCTATGTTGTCCGGGAAGGGCAGGAACCCGACTTTTTTACTCGGTTTTTTGAATGGGATTCCTCAAAGGCAAAT ATGCATGGTAACTCGTTTGAGCGAAAGCTAGCTATCTTGAAGGgaaacccacataaactttca AACCCTGCGAGAGATTCAAGAAGAGCATCATTTGGGGGGAATACCCCACACAGTTTGAGAAGCAGGTCTGTCAGTTTTGATGGACGTGGAAGTACTACTACCAGTTCTCGTTCATCAAATGTATCTGGTTTTACTAGGAGGCCTTCAAATGGATTTTCCAGTCCAACTCCTATTGCCATGACACTCTTTTCAGAATCATCTCCCAATCAGGGTCAAACAG gAAGCACACTGCAAAGGACTTCTTCAGAAAGTGCCGTTATCGAGGAAAGGAATGGCAACGGCAACGAAGTAAGCATAAGTTCCATAATATATCCATATGAACAATTGACAGTGGTTTCGAAAGATCCACTGACGGACATTGACCCAACCAAGAGAGAG gcATATTTATCCGACCAGGAGTTTGAAGAGAAATTTAAAATGACGAGGAAAGCCTTCTATCAACTTGCAAAATGGAGACAAAACAAACTCAAAATGTCCCTTGATCTTTTCTAG